The following proteins come from a genomic window of Winogradskyella sp. PC-19:
- a CDS encoding NADH:ubiquinone reductase (Na(+)-transporting) subunit B has translation MGLKQKLHNFKVKNQDKKWLPGFNALFTFLYMPNETTHNGTHIKAADDLKRTMNTVIMALVPCLVFGMFNAGYQHYLAQGLIESADGFLGASFWTWDNFVIGLWKVLPLVIVSYGVGLVVEFIFAIIKGHEVEEGYLVTGMLVPLIVPVDIPLWMLAVAVVFGVVIGKEVFGGTGMNILNPALTIRAFLFFAYPTWMSGDKVWVHGATAAAGTPDAYSGETLLGAYAQNSSLAGIDYWDMFWGIIPGSVGETSKFLIIIGALFLIFTKVGSWRIIFSTLIGALAMGLIFNGVVDAGWISESSKFYGLMSVPFWQHLIIGSILFGAVYMATDPVTASQTNKGKWIYGFLIGFISIMIRVFNPAYPEGVFLAILLMNVFAPTIDHYVVQGNVKRRLKRVKVKAA, from the coding sequence ATGGGTTTAAAGCAAAAATTACATAATTTCAAAGTTAAAAATCAGGACAAGAAATGGTTGCCTGGATTTAACGCATTATTTACGTTTTTATACATGCCAAATGAGACAACTCATAACGGTACTCATATAAAAGCTGCAGATGATTTAAAGCGAACAATGAATACTGTAATCATGGCTTTAGTACCATGTTTAGTATTTGGAATGTTTAACGCAGGTTACCAACACTACTTAGCACAAGGTCTAATTGAATCTGCTGATGGGTTCTTAGGCGCATCTTTCTGGACTTGGGACAACTTTGTTATAGGTCTTTGGAAAGTATTGCCGCTAGTCATAGTTTCTTATGGTGTAGGTCTTGTAGTAGAATTCATATTTGCAATTATTAAAGGTCACGAAGTTGAAGAAGGGTACTTAGTAACTGGTATGTTAGTGCCATTAATTGTACCTGTAGACATCCCGTTATGGATGCTAGCAGTAGCAGTTGTTTTTGGTGTAGTTATCGGTAAGGAAGTTTTTGGAGGAACAGGAATGAATATCTTGAATCCAGCTCTAACAATACGTGCATTTTTATTCTTTGCTTATCCAACATGGATGTCAGGAGATAAAGTGTGGGTGCATGGTGCAACTGCGGCAGCAGGAACACCAGATGCATATTCTGGAGAAACTTTATTAGGAGCATATGCTCAAAATAGCTCTTTAGCAGGTATAGATTATTGGGATATGTTCTGGGGAATTATACCTGGTTCTGTTGGAGAAACTTCAAAATTCTTAATCATAATAGGTGCATTATTTTTGATATTCACTAAAGTAGGAAGTTGGAGAATTATATTTTCAACATTGATAGGTGCTTTAGCAATGGGACTAATTTTTAATGGTGTTGTTGATGCAGGTTGGATTAGCGAATCAAGTAAGTTTTATGGATTGATGAGCGTTCCTTTTTGGCAACACCTAATTATCGGTTCAATATTATTTGGTGCGGTATATATGGCAACAGACCCAGTAACAGCATCACAAACAAATAAAGGAAAATGGATTTATGGTTTCTTAATAGGATTTATTTCAATTATGATTCGCGTATTTAATCCAGCTTATCCAGAAGGAGTATTCTTAGCAATATTATTAATGAATGTTTTTGCACCAACTATTGACCATTATGTGGTTCAAGGAAATGTAAAACGAAGATTAAAACGTGTAAAAGTTAAAGCAGCATAA
- a CDS encoding Na(+)-translocating NADH-quinone reductase subunit C, whose product MAVNTDKNSYTILFAVVMVLVVGSLLAFTASALKPNIKENERIEKQQNILYAMGINGNEGAGDITFIDAKIAEAEFASNVSEQVVLEVKDGKIINEMTGEEFANSKDADKGIAPYLIDVKKQQTRVKEGKSRYLPLFISNKNGQKVYVAPIRGKGLWDAIWGYVAVDKNMVVQGAFFDHKGETPGLGANIKQRYFMDDFAGEKLLTEAGVFKGISVAKGNNDPKNEIKDDYEVDALAGATITGDGVSKMIKKDLKLYLPYFKNL is encoded by the coding sequence ATGGCAGTTAACACAGATAAAAATTCGTACACAATATTATTTGCAGTTGTAATGGTATTGGTTGTAGGTTCTTTACTAGCATTTACAGCTTCAGCATTGAAGCCAAATATTAAAGAGAATGAGCGTATAGAAAAGCAACAAAATATTCTTTATGCTATGGGTATAAATGGAAATGAAGGAGCTGGAGACATTACTTTTATTGATGCGAAGATAGCTGAAGCAGAATTTGCTTCCAATGTTTCTGAGCAAGTTGTTTTAGAAGTTAAAGATGGTAAGATAATCAATGAAATGACAGGTGAAGAGTTTGCAAATTCCAAAGATGCTGATAAAGGTATTGCTCCTTATTTGATTGATGTGAAGAAACAACAAACAAGAGTAAAAGAAGGTAAGTCTAGATATTTACCACTTTTTATCTCAAACAAAAATGGTCAAAAAGTTTATGTTGCACCAATTAGAGGAAAAGGACTTTGGGATGCTATTTGGGGTTATGTTGCTGTAGATAAAAATATGGTTGTCCAAGGCGCGTTTTTTGACCATAAAGGTGAAACTCCAGGTTTAGGTGCTAACATAAAGCAGCGCTATTTTATGGATGATTTTGCAGGTGAAAAATTATTAACAGAAGCTGGTGTATTTAAAGGTATATCAGTCGCTAAAGGTAATAATGATCCAAAAAACGAAATAAAAGACGATTACGAAGTTGACGCACTTGCTGGCGCAACAATCACAGGTGACGGTGTTTCTAAAATGATAAAGAAAGATTTAAAATTGTATTTACCTTACTTTAAAAACTTATAA
- a CDS encoding NADH:ubiquinone reductase (Na(+)-transporting) subunit D: protein MGLLSKKDTKLITDPLADNNPITIQVLGICSALAITAELKASLVMGIAVLFVLGVGNVVISLLRNLIPSKIRIIVQLIVVASLVIIVDQVLKAFAFELSKTLSVFIGLIITNCIIMGRFEAFALGNGPWKSFLDGIGNALGYAVILIIVGFFRELFGSGTLFGIPVLGDPIEKTGVYSIGYENNGFMLMPPMALVIVGLIIWVQRSRNKDLIED from the coding sequence ATGGGACTACTTTCAAAAAAAGACACTAAGTTAATTACTGACCCATTAGCGGACAATAATCCAATTACAATTCAAGTATTAGGTATATGTTCTGCATTAGCAATTACTGCTGAACTGAAAGCTTCTTTGGTAATGGGTATTGCCGTACTATTTGTTTTAGGTGTAGGTAACGTTGTAATTTCTTTATTAAGGAATCTTATTCCTTCAAAAATTAGAATTATCGTTCAACTAATTGTAGTTGCTTCTTTAGTAATTATTGTTGATCAAGTGTTAAAGGCTTTTGCTTTTGAATTAAGTAAAACACTTTCGGTATTTATTGGTTTAATAATTACCAACTGTATCATTATGGGACGTTTTGAAGCTTTCGCTCTAGGAAATGGGCCTTGGAAATCTTTTCTTGATGGAATTGGTAACGCTTTAGGTTACGCAGTAATCTTGATTATTGTTGGTTTCTTTAGAGAGTTATTTGGATCCGGAACTTTATTCGGCATTCCAGTTTTAGGAGATCCAATTGAAAAGACAGGTGTTTATTCTATCGGATATGAGAACAACGGATTTATGTTAATGCCGCCAATGGCGTTAGTCATAGTAGGACTTATTATTTGGGTACAACGTAGCAGAAACAAAGATTTAATCGAAGACTAA
- the nqrE gene encoding NADH:ubiquinone reductase (Na(+)-transporting) subunit E — MIEHLELFFKSIFIDNMVFAVFLGMCSYLAVSKKVATAVGLGAAVIFVLAITVPLNWLLDQYLLQPGALKWLGPEYADYDLGFLSFIMFIATIATMVQLVEIVVEKFSPSLYNSLGIFLPLIAVNCAILGGSLFMQSREIETFGLALNYGISSGIGWFLAILAIAAIREKIRYSAVPAPLRGLGITFIITGLMGIGFLSFGGMLTGGDEEEAPKDVPTAQVEKLEVKEENKLAENTKTID, encoded by the coding sequence ATGATAGAGCATTTAGAATTATTTTTCAAATCCATCTTTATAGATAATATGGTATTTGCCGTATTCTTAGGGATGTGTTCATACTTAGCCGTATCTAAAAAAGTAGCTACAGCAGTAGGTCTTGGAGCAGCAGTAATATTTGTATTGGCAATCACAGTACCATTAAACTGGTTATTAGACCAGTATTTATTACAGCCAGGTGCATTAAAATGGTTAGGCCCAGAATATGCAGACTACGATTTAGGCTTCTTGTCTTTTATCATGTTTATTGCAACGATTGCAACCATGGTGCAATTAGTAGAAATAGTGGTTGAGAAATTCTCTCCATCGTTATATAATTCATTAGGTATATTTTTACCACTAATTGCCGTAAACTGTGCGATTTTAGGTGGTTCTTTATTTATGCAATCTCGTGAGATTGAAACTTTTGGATTAGCACTTAACTATGGTATATCATCAGGTATAGGTTGGTTTTTAGCGATTTTAGCAATTGCTGCAATCCGTGAAAAAATTAGATACAGTGCAGTGCCAGCACCATTAAGAGGTTTAGGAATTACATTTATCATTACTGGATTAATGGGTATTGGTTTCCTAAGTTTTGGTGGTATGTTAACTGGTGGAGATGAAGAAGAAGCACCAAAAGATGTGCCAACAGCACAAGTTGAAAAGCTTGAAGTTAAAGAAGAAAACAAACTAGCAGAAAATACTAAAACTATAGATTAA
- the nqrF gene encoding NADH:ubiquinone reductase (Na(+)-transporting) subunit F produces MILAAGTTGTVIATVAAFLLITLVLVSLLLFVKQKLSPSGPVKILINGEREIEVASGSTLLSTLGSNKIFLPSACGGGGTCIQCECHVLSGGGEALPTETPHFSRKELAHGARLSCQVKVKQDMEITIPEEVFGIKKWEATVVRNYNVASFIKEFVVEIPEDMGYKAGGYIQIEIPECTIDYKDIDITAHPEEHDTPDKFQAEWDKFGLWPLTMKNTETVERAYSMASYPAEGREIMLNVRIATPPWDRSKNQWMDVNPGVASSYIFAQKPGDKVTISGPYGEFFINESESEMLYVGGGAGMAPMRSHLYELFRTIKTGRKVTYWYGGRSKRELFYIEHFRKLEQDFPNFKFYMALSEPMEEDNWKVKKDINDEAGDGFVGFIHNCVIDNYLNHHEAPEDIELYFCGPPLMNQAVQKMGEDFGIPDEHIRFDDFGG; encoded by the coding sequence ATGATTTTAGCAGCAGGAACAACAGGAACAGTTATAGCAACAGTAGCAGCGTTTTTATTAATTACGTTGGTGCTAGTTAGTTTATTGTTATTTGTAAAACAAAAATTATCACCATCTGGACCAGTAAAAATTCTGATTAATGGTGAACGCGAAATAGAAGTAGCATCTGGTAGTACACTATTATCTACCTTAGGAAGTAATAAAATTTTCTTACCATCTGCTTGTGGTGGTGGTGGAACTTGTATACAATGTGAGTGTCATGTATTATCTGGTGGTGGAGAAGCTTTACCAACAGAGACGCCTCACTTTTCAAGAAAAGAGTTAGCACACGGTGCACGTTTGTCTTGCCAAGTAAAAGTGAAACAGGATATGGAAATTACCATACCTGAAGAAGTATTTGGTATCAAGAAATGGGAAGCAACTGTAGTACGTAACTATAATGTAGCATCATTTATTAAGGAATTTGTAGTAGAGATTCCTGAAGATATGGGATATAAAGCTGGTGGATATATTCAGATTGAAATCCCTGAATGTACTATCGATTACAAAGATATTGATATAACAGCACACCCAGAAGAGCATGATACGCCAGACAAGTTTCAAGCAGAATGGGATAAGTTTGGTCTTTGGCCATTAACAATGAAAAATACGGAGACTGTTGAGCGTGCATATTCTATGGCATCTTACCCAGCAGAAGGACGTGAGATTATGTTGAATGTGCGTATAGCAACACCGCCATGGGATAGAAGTAAAAACCAATGGATGGATGTAAATCCAGGTGTAGCATCATCATATATTTTTGCACAAAAACCAGGAGATAAAGTAACGATTTCTGGACCTTATGGAGAATTCTTCATTAACGAGTCAGAAAGTGAAATGCTTTACGTAGGTGGTGGTGCAGGTATGGCGCCAATGCGTTCACACTTATACGAATTGTTCCGTACGATTAAAACTGGTCGTAAAGTGACGTATTGGTATGGTGGACGTTCTAAGCGTGAATTATTCTACATTGAGCACTTTAGAAAATTAGAGCAAGATTTCCCTAACTTTAAATTCTATATGGCACTTTCTGAGCCAATGGAAGAAGATAATTGGAAGGTGAAAAAGGATATTAATGACGAAGCTGGAGATGGTTTCGTAGGATTTATTCACAACTGTGTGATTGATAATTATTTAAATCATCATGAAGCACCAGAAGATATAGAGCTGTATTTCTGTGGACCACCATTAATGAACCAAGCGGTTCAGAAAATGGGAGAAGATTTTGGTATCCCAGATGAGCATATTAGATTTGATGACTTTGGTGGGTAA
- a CDS encoding Na(+)-translocating NADH-quinone reductase subunit F: MKTSKRFEAAIKKLYLAFHNNTLNPECCKQCAVGNILNNTESWKYLSDDHGSTQLSYVGKVHQNLGRRFNGYTPLELLTIESIFLKACGYKLPLHHKNGRPDNIKEKEVLFKGLSAVISHLCRIEGITNIMDYSKLLEYENNKPKYHLV; this comes from the coding sequence ATGAAAACTTCAAAACGTTTTGAAGCTGCTATAAAAAAACTCTATTTAGCGTTTCATAACAACACACTAAATCCCGAATGTTGTAAGCAATGTGCTGTTGGTAATATTTTGAATAATACCGAAAGTTGGAAATACCTTTCTGACGACCATGGCTCCACACAACTCAGTTATGTAGGTAAGGTACATCAAAATTTAGGACGTCGTTTTAATGGTTATACGCCACTAGAATTATTGACTATAGAATCTATTTTCTTAAAAGCTTGTGGTTACAAGCTACCGTTGCATCATAAAAATGGTAGACCAGATAACATTAAAGAAAAAGAGGTGCTTTTTAAGGGGCTTTCCGCTGTAATTTCGCATCTATGTAGGATAGAAGGCATCACAAACATAATGGATTATTCTAAGCTATTAGAATACGAAAATAACAAGCCTAAATACCACTTAGTTTAA
- a CDS encoding DUF6090 family protein: protein MIKFFRHIRKNLLIKNKTGKYFKYAIGEIILVVIGILIALQINNWNEANKYHKVEIQLLKQVKIDLESNNKEIESVIDKLESNNQAIDSVLSALKKPEFRANTSLYYSIIHSKQFLNSINSGYKRIQNSPSVAINNDSILNRIIELYEVDFDNAFTFERQMHGFIENALFSYTNKNFEILSGYQMSFSGIDDNQKNFFQPLDLENLSNDNTFKNILFQLKQTSENRLKHCEMVKIKVTDLITAIESEINSK, encoded by the coding sequence ATGATTAAATTTTTTAGACATATCCGCAAAAACTTACTTATAAAAAACAAGACAGGCAAATACTTTAAATACGCTATTGGTGAAATTATCCTTGTGGTTATAGGAATTTTAATTGCATTACAGATTAATAATTGGAATGAAGCGAATAAGTATCATAAAGTAGAGATACAATTATTAAAACAGGTTAAAATTGACCTCGAGAGCAATAATAAAGAAATAGAAAGTGTAATTGATAAATTAGAATCCAATAATCAAGCTATTGATTCCGTTTTATCTGCTCTAAAAAAGCCAGAATTTAGAGCAAACACATCTTTATATTATTCTATAATTCATTCTAAACAATTTTTAAATTCTATAAATAGCGGTTACAAACGTATTCAAAATAGTCCTAGTGTAGCTATAAATAACGACAGTATACTCAATAGAATAATTGAACTCTATGAAGTTGATTTTGATAATGCCTTTACATTTGAAAGGCAAATGCATGGTTTTATAGAAAACGCTCTTTTTTCATATACAAATAAAAATTTTGAAATTTTATCGGGTTATCAGATGAGTTTTAGTGGTATAGACGATAATCAAAAGAATTTCTTTCAACCTTTAGATTTAGAGAATCTTTCAAATGACAACACCTTCAAAAATATATTATTTCAGCTAAAACAAACCTCTGAAAACAGACTAAAACATTGCGAAATGGTAAAAATTAAAGTAACGGATTTAATAACCGCGATAGAGTCTGAAATTAATTCAAAATAA
- a CDS encoding DUF6090 family protein: MENKTSKYFKYAIGEIILVVIGILIALQINNWNENRKLNNNEKIILIDLVEDLELDYKAFTEDKKNLHRQLKLVDELIDRPL, translated from the coding sequence ATGGAAAACAAAACATCCAAATACTTTAAATACGCTATTGGCGAAATTATTCTAGTAGTGATTGGGATTCTCATTGCGCTACAGATTAATAATTGGAATGAAAACAGAAAATTAAATAATAATGAAAAAATTATCCTAATCGATTTAGTCGAAGATTTAGAATTAGATTATAAAGCTTTTACTGAAGACAAAAAAAACCTACACAGGCAATTAAAATTAGTTGACGAGCTTATAGATAGACCCTTATAA
- a CDS encoding DUF6090 family protein: MIKFFRKIRKNLLMENKTGKYFKYAIGEIILVVIGILIALAINNWNENRKEKESLNAIYDLVISDLESDKKAIAKILKYNESKSPLLNHVIKGNLNKEDYDTNSTYYNLINGSEGFTLKTKGYEQLRSFNESDFFSDALQITINDFYELYNQRLEGLNEVIFEDLKSNYNYWKENFNWYPDYLIEQKSEEFITYSINNMDYKNRVANYYYLNCILLTKDLEKIQIEATKILSLLKERNK, from the coding sequence ATGATTAAATTCTTCCGAAAAATTCGTAAAAACTTACTTATGGAAAATAAAACAGGCAAATACTTTAAATACGCTATTGGCGAGATTATCCTTGTTGTTATTGGGATTCTCATCGCTTTGGCAATAAACAATTGGAATGAAAACAGAAAAGAAAAAGAATCATTAAATGCTATATATGATTTAGTGATTAGCGATTTAGAGTCAGACAAAAAAGCTATAGCAAAAATATTAAAATACAACGAGAGTAAGTCGCCTTTATTAAATCACGTTATAAAAGGTAACTTAAATAAAGAGGATTATGATACTAATTCTACATACTATAATTTAATTAACGGAAGCGAAGGCTTTACTTTAAAAACTAAAGGTTATGAGCAACTACGCAGTTTTAATGAAAGTGATTTCTTTTCAGATGCTTTGCAAATTACCATTAATGATTTTTACGAACTCTACAACCAAAGATTAGAAGGACTTAATGAAGTTATTTTTGAAGATTTAAAGAGTAACTATAACTATTGGAAAGAAAATTTTAATTGGTATCCAGATTATTTAATAGAGCAAAAGTCTGAAGAATTTATAACATATTCCATCAATAATATGGATTACAAAAACAGAGTCGCAAACTACTATTATTTGAATTGTATCTTATTAACTAAGGATCTTGAAAAAATTCAAATAGAAGCAACCAAAATATTAAGTCTTCTTAAAGAAAGAAATAAGTAA
- a CDS encoding DUF6090 family protein, translating into MIKFFRRVRQRLLTENKFSKYLIYAIGEIVLVVIGILIALQINNWNEQSKSKKSADVQLNLLYQNISDDLIQLNTLSTKVKNNLTSCKKLSEQFQQITPFDSLTTSYIIDNIFEYNFYGNTSAYDKLNQNGEFSLLPITLQSDITYFYNLLYRVTEREEIANTFIKKDFEPYYFDNYSKYHRKGSNKNPITSEYYKNDRRKPIALDVETIKNDHKMATLIFARYYQLKQQQDLYAEAIEKAQNIQKLIEKNPSFNND; encoded by the coding sequence ATGATTAAATTTTTTCGTCGCGTTCGTCAACGCCTACTTACTGAAAACAAATTTAGTAAGTACCTTATCTACGCCATTGGCGAAATTGTGCTCGTTGTTATTGGGATTTTGATTGCACTACAAATTAATAATTGGAATGAGCAGTCTAAATCAAAAAAGTCTGCTGATGTGCAACTAAATCTATTGTATCAAAATATTTCGGATGATCTTATTCAGTTAAATACATTAAGTACTAAAGTCAAAAATAATTTAACTTCATGTAAAAAACTCTCCGAACAATTTCAACAAATAACACCGTTCGATTCTTTAACAACAAGTTATATTATAGACAACATATTTGAATATAATTTTTATGGTAATACTTCGGCTTATGATAAATTAAATCAAAATGGTGAATTTTCTCTTTTACCCATAACCTTACAGAGTGACATAACATATTTTTATAACCTATTATATCGTGTGACGGAACGCGAAGAAATTGCAAACACATTCATAAAAAAAGATTTTGAGCCATACTACTTTGATAATTATAGTAAGTATCATAGAAAAGGTAGTAATAAAAACCCTATAACAAGTGAGTATTACAAAAACGATAGACGAAAACCTATTGCGCTTGACGTTGAAACAATAAAAAATGATCATAAAATGGCAACACTAATTTTCGCGAGATATTACCAATTAAAACAACAACAAGATCTTTACGCAGAGGCTATAGAAAAAGCCCAAAATATTCAAAAGTTAATTGAGAAAAACCCAAGTTTTAATAATGATTAA
- a CDS encoding SLC13 family permease, whose product MNNHPLSKRIGLFLGPILFFIIQFTSISFISETADTVIGVATWMVIWWITEAVSISVTALLPLLLFPLFKIMPMADVGANYGSPIVFLFFGGFVLALALEKVNLHKRIALTIIKLTGTSPNKVILGFMIATAFMSMWISNTASTVVMLPIAMSVINLLINDDDGFTKADKNFALSVMLGIAFAANAGGIATVIGTPPNSVLIGLLENEYNTQISFVKWMSFGLPFSALLVSIVYLILVKLLFPSKGLVFGASNSVISDELKKLGKLTPKEKHVLIIFAVIVSLWIFRTLVNQLIPSLGLNDTMISIFGAIALFAVPHNLKKGDFVLQWSDTHKLAWGILILFGGGLALAKGMSSSGIVDVVANGISNANIGVLAAASLLIILMLFMTELMSNVALTAVLAPVVAGIAIGLDIPILHLLIPVTIASSCAFMLPMATPPNAIVFASGFIKVYQMARAGIILNLISVALLILLFQFVMPFIF is encoded by the coding sequence ATGAATAACCATCCACTATCAAAACGCATTGGTCTTTTTTTGGGACCAATTTTATTTTTCATTATTCAGTTTACATCCATTAGTTTTATTTCAGAAACTGCCGATACTGTAATTGGTGTTGCCACTTGGATGGTAATTTGGTGGATTACCGAAGCGGTTTCAATATCAGTAACAGCGCTTTTGCCGTTGCTGTTATTTCCGTTATTTAAAATAATGCCAATGGCAGATGTTGGCGCTAATTACGGCAGTCCTATTGTGTTTTTATTCTTTGGAGGTTTTGTACTGGCATTGGCTTTAGAGAAAGTCAATCTTCATAAACGCATTGCATTAACCATTATAAAACTCACAGGAACATCACCCAACAAAGTTATTTTAGGTTTTATGATTGCCACCGCTTTTATGAGCATGTGGATAAGTAACACGGCGAGTACCGTTGTAATGTTACCTATTGCAATGTCAGTTATAAACTTACTTATTAATGACGACGATGGTTTTACTAAAGCCGATAAAAACTTTGCACTAAGCGTTATGCTAGGTATAGCTTTTGCGGCTAATGCCGGTGGAATCGCAACGGTAATTGGGACACCACCAAACTCGGTATTAATAGGATTGTTAGAAAACGAATATAACACCCAAATCTCTTTTGTGAAATGGATGTCTTTTGGATTGCCATTTTCAGCATTATTGGTTTCGATTGTGTATTTGATATTAGTCAAGCTGCTTTTTCCGTCCAAAGGTTTGGTTTTTGGCGCTTCGAATTCTGTGATTTCGGATGAGTTAAAAAAGCTTGGGAAACTGACTCCAAAAGAAAAGCATGTACTTATTATTTTTGCAGTTATTGTTTCGCTATGGATTTTTAGAACACTAGTTAATCAGCTTATTCCGTCTCTTGGTCTTAACGATACGATGATTAGTATTTTTGGGGCCATAGCTTTATTTGCTGTTCCGCATAACCTAAAAAAGGGAGATTTTGTTTTACAATGGAGCGATACTCATAAATTGGCTTGGGGTATTTTAATATTATTTGGTGGTGGTTTAGCTTTAGCAAAAGGTATGTCGTCGAGTGGTATTGTAGATGTAGTTGCTAACGGAATTTCTAACGCCAATATAGGTGTTTTAGCTGCGGCTTCGCTACTAATTATCCTTATGCTATTTATGACCGAATTGATGAGCAACGTTGCCTTAACCGCTGTTTTAGCACCTGTTGTTGCAGGTATAGCTATTGGTTTAGATATCCCAATTTTACATTTACTAATTCCTGTAACTATTGCGAGCAGTTGCGCGTTTATGCTACCAATGGCAACACCTCCAAATGCCATTGTATTTGCTAGTGGTTTTATAAAAGTGTATCAAATGGCTCGCGCTGGTATTATCTTGAATTTAATTTCAGTAGCTTTATTAATACTATTATTTCAGTTTGTAATGCCTTTTATTTTTTAA
- a CDS encoding DUF4846 domain-containing protein, producing the protein MKKILGFLILIVVGVAVAYQFQPVKQTIAAVVTKPSYVNETEKIIKTRVNTTENFERVVVDSSSFQYYIRHQKLKVFGSKVINYDGNPYFYQLGHVGVLDVDVPSNGLQQCADALMRLRSEYLWETNQKNKIGFNFTSGHYCSWTKYAEGYRPKINDNKVSFHKTASANSSKANFYKYLNLIYTYAGTMSLNHELKEIKAINKLQIGDMLIVGGFPGHIIMIADIAKNVNGERQFLLIQGNTPAQSIHMLKNLDDTSISPWYNLEINSEISVPGFTFANSKFVRFKDE; encoded by the coding sequence ATGAAGAAAATTTTAGGCTTTTTAATCTTAATTGTCGTCGGTGTTGCAGTTGCGTATCAATTTCAGCCAGTAAAGCAAACTATTGCAGCTGTAGTAACAAAACCATCCTATGTAAATGAAACAGAAAAAATCATTAAAACGCGAGTTAATACTACTGAAAATTTTGAACGTGTAGTTGTAGATTCTTCTTCATTTCAATATTACATCAGACATCAAAAATTAAAAGTCTTTGGTTCTAAGGTGATTAATTACGATGGTAATCCTTATTTCTATCAACTCGGTCATGTTGGTGTTTTAGATGTCGATGTGCCAAGCAATGGCTTACAGCAATGTGCAGATGCTTTAATGCGTTTGCGAAGCGAATATTTATGGGAAACCAATCAGAAAAATAAAATAGGATTTAATTTTACAAGCGGCCATTATTGCTCTTGGACAAAATATGCTGAAGGTTACCGACCTAAAATTAACGATAATAAAGTAAGCTTTCATAAAACAGCTTCTGCAAATAGTAGTAAGGCGAATTTTTACAAATATCTCAATCTAATTTATACCTACGCTGGTACAATGTCTTTAAACCATGAGTTGAAGGAGATAAAAGCCATTAATAAGTTACAAATCGGAGATATGCTTATTGTTGGTGGTTTTCCTGGTCACATTATTATGATTGCCGATATTGCTAAAAATGTAAATGGCGAGCGCCAATTTCTGCTTATACAAGGCAACACACCAGCACAAAGTATTCATATGCTTAAAAACTTGGATGATACCTCAATTTCGCCTTGGTATAATTTAGAAATAAATTCGGAAATATCTGTCCCAGGCTTTACCTTTGCAAACTCTAAGTTTGTAAGATTTAAAGATGAGTAA
- a CDS encoding Na(+)-translocating NADH-quinone reductase subunit F, translated as MSKALSKQELHNLAMNHVGKDLESRGFEFVAINSKLKKHPQFVCIDKNSQYFFVIVRATVLPDNPNNYDVVWMETFKKHAYDKDAKVLYAGVGLGNPNGEDLPIYLNEEYLIEYNGIQVLENNLN; from the coding sequence ATGAGTAAAGCACTTTCAAAACAAGAATTACATAACCTTGCCATGAACCATGTTGGTAAGGATTTGGAGTCACGCGGGTTCGAGTTTGTTGCCATTAATAGCAAACTAAAAAAGCACCCTCAATTTGTATGTATTGACAAAAATAGTCAGTACTTTTTTGTAATTGTTAGAGCTACAGTTTTACCTGATAATCCTAATAACTATGATGTTGTTTGGATGGAAACATTTAAAAAGCATGCCTATGACAAAGACGCAAAAGTCCTATACGCAGGTGTTGGCTTAGGTAATCCAAATGGCGAAGACTTACCAATCTATCTTAACGAAGAATACTTAATTGAATACAATGGGATTCAAGTATTAGAGAATAACTTAAACTAG